The proteins below are encoded in one region of Colias croceus chromosome 17, ilColCroc2.1:
- the LOC123699341 gene encoding uncharacterized protein LOC123699341: protein MEESGPFEHALSAEHCLARWAARLKIRSLRVQSLEGGGQEAGARLRGAQLAWCERASGAVLCGPPAARALLRDVLRCCRELPELYERETLRWARVKVRALGDLSASAAGAAGLPDHLRLAERLWPRTELGSRGAALELAVLALRLRLRTAALSKENIQAVLSFVKEKWASGLEEGKGDEWEGWQGAAGGRGAADAHALDEAFLIAVSHYDRMWSSAHGMSEREDLISEMYEALRSYRRVRGGGPGGAGAAGLLDVLLARLLQRRRAGGDTRRLANELEELSIATEEYQAEALRECGAGGGAGGVAEGGAEGGASGERERQRAAWRARLALVAHPLHALHHYLVRLLRAAADHDAAAWAAALRQLDGKMFHEHAGPDYLVLDKYRARLRPFQSFEVGDPSERLKVLRDLEREVRPGAAGGGSGGGPLRLARLSPALAQPADPTRALADLLGLPPHLTVYKFDDEVAVFGDSARRPAVLRARLADGAARRWLVKGGDCPRADRAAQALARQLAPHAITTYLVRALSADCALLQFLERHRRLDALVARRAPQHAPEMTDDRHCELDVEEKVRQFRDMCERVPLRALRSAMEEDSVDVEDFIRKRRNFTESLAANAVLAYVIGVGDRHPQNVLVCAASGALAHVDWASAPHAAPRALEPAPARLTRTLLACAAPGECPPHPAPPLPRRTPLPAAPPLPREICSEGCLRIEPTLPFRLSGLDQHGFGGNSHTFSRHTSSVETHPERRVAVAVKCKVRVWFQACGTRCARGASGRASWPARWRPARASRSTTWTDVRCLLLKMFCTESWLRTRWPARCCATRSRPLRPVGRTVGWTRMRRSVSGRRLNLFSMSCRTCLTTFPKRITILLKSKFIVFCERVLHRDFWR from the exons ATGGAAGAGAGCGGTCCCTTCGAGCACGCTCTCTCCGCGGAGCACTGCCTGGCGCGCTGGGCCGCTAGACTCAAAATAAG GTCGCTGCGGGTGCAGTCGCTGGAGGGTGGGGGGCAGGAGGCGGGCGCGCGGCTCCGCGGCGCGCAGCTGGCGTGGTGCGAGCGCGCGAGCGGCGCGGTGCTGTGTGGCCCGCCCGCCGCGCGCGCGCTGCTGCGCGACGTGCTGCGCTGCTGCCGCGAGCTGCC GGAGCTGTACGAGCGGGAGACGCTGCGCTGGGCGCGGGTGAAGGTGCGCGCGCTCGGCGACCTGTCGGCGAGCGCGGCCGGCGCGGCGGGCCTGCCCGACCACCTGCGCCTCGCCG AGCGGCTGTGGCCGCGCACCGAGCTGGGCTCGCGCGGCGCCGCGCTGGAGCTGGCCGTGCTCGCGCTGCGCCTGCGCCTCCGCACCGCCG CTCtttcaaaagaaaatatacaagCGGTACTATCGTTTGTGAAAGAAAAATGGGCGTCAGGATTAGAAGAGGGGAAGGGTGACGAGTGGGAGGGGTGGCAGGGCGCGGCCGGGGGGCGGGGGGCGGCGGACGCCCACGCGCTCGACGAGGCGTTCCTGATTGCCGTCTCGCACTATGACCGCATGTGGAGCAGCGCACACG GAATGTCTGAGCGAGAAGATTTAATAAGCGAAATGTATGAAGCTCTCCGCTCGTACCGGCGCGTGCGGGGCGGCGGGCCGGGCGGGGCGGGCGCGGCGGGCCTGCTGGACGTGCTGCTGGCGCGCCTGCTGCAGCGGCGCCGCGCGGGCGGGGACACGCGCCGTCTGGCAAACGAG TTGGAAGAATTGTCGATCGCGACGGAGGAGTACCAGGCGGAGGCGCTGCGGGAGTGCGGCGCGGGGGGCGGGGCGGGGGGCGTTGCGGAGGGCGGGGCGGAGGGCGGGGCGAGCGGCGAGCGCGAGCGGCAGCGGGCGGCGTGGCGCGCGCGGCTGGCGCTCGTGGCGCACCCGCTGCACGCGCTGCACCACTACCTCGTGCGCCTGCTGCGCGCCGCCGCCGACCACG ACGCGGCGGCGTGGGCGGCGGCGCTGCGCCAGCTCGACGGCAAGATGTTCCACGAGCACGCCGGCCCCGACTACCTCGTGCTGGACAAGTACCGGGCGCGCCTGCGACCCTTCCAATCTTTTG AAGTCGGCGATCCTTCTGAACGACTGAAAGTATTACGCGATCTAGAGCGTGAGGTGCGGCCcggcgcggcgggcggcgggTCGGGCGGCGGGCCGCTGCGCCTGGCGCGGCTCAGCCCCGCGCTGGCCCAGCCCGCCGACCCGACGCGGGCGCTCGCCGACCTGCTCGGCCTGCCGCCGCATCTGACCGTTTACAAGTTCGATGATGAG GTGGCGGTGTTCGGCGACAGCGCGCGGCGGCCGGCCGTGCTGCGCGCGCGGCTGGCGGAcggcgcggcgcggcgctGGCTCGTCAAGGGCGGCGACTGCCCGCGCGCTGACCGCGCCGCGCAGGCGCTGGCCCGCCAGCTCGCCCCCCACGCCATCACCACTTACCTG GTGCGTGCGCTGTCAGCGGACTGCGCGCTGCTGCAGTTCCTGGAGCGACACCGGCGCCTCGACGCGCTCGTGGCTCGCCGCGCGCCGCAACACGCGCCCG AAATGACGGACGACCGCCACTGCGAACTCGACGTCGAAGAGAAAGTGCGGCAATTTCGCGACATGTGCGAGCGGGTCCCACTGCGGGCGTTACG GTCGGCGATGGAGGAGGACAGCGTCGACGTTGAAGATTTCATTCGCAAACGACGCAATTTCACCGAATCGCTCGCGGCGAACGCGGTTCTCGCGTACGTAATAG GCGTGGGAGACCGGCACCCGCAGAACGTGCTGGTGTGCGCGGCGTCGGGCGCGCTGGCGCACGTGGACTGGGCCAGCGCGCCGCACGCCGCCCCGCGCGCGCTCGAGCCCGCGCCCGCGCGCCTCACGCGCACGCTGCTCGCCTGCGCCGCGCCCGGTGAGTGCCCGCCGCACCCCGCTCCCCCGCTCCCCCGCCGCACCCCGCTCCCCGCCGCTCCCCCGCTCCCCCGCGAG ATTTGCAGCGAAGGATGTCTTCGTATAGAACCAACACTACCGTTTCGTTTATCTGGTCTCGATCAACACGGCTTCGGTGGAAACTCCCACACGTTTTCACGGCACACATCTTCGGTGGAAACGCATCCTGAGCGACGTGTCGCAGTCGCAGTAAAGTGTAAAGTGCGCGTCTGGTTCCAGGCGTGCGGCACGCGGTGCGCGCGTGGAGCGAGCGGGCGCGCGAGCTGGCCGGCCCGCTGGCGGCCCGCGCGCGCCTCGCGCTCGACCACTTGGACGGACGTAAG GTGTCTTTTATTGAAGATGTTCTGCACGGAAAGCTGGTTGCGCACGAGGTGGCCCGCACGCTGCTGCGCGACGCGCTCGAGGCCGCTCCGGCCGGTCGGACGGACGGTCGGATGGACGCGGATGCGCAGAAGCGTCAGCGGACGCAGGCTCAACTTATTCTCGATGAGCTGCAGGACCTGTTTGACGACTTTCCCAAAAAGGATCACTATTCTGTTGAAGAGCAA GTTCATAGTCTTTTGCGAGCGAGTACTGCACCGAGACTTCTGGCGATGA